The following are encoded together in the Zingiber officinale cultivar Zhangliang chromosome 8A, Zo_v1.1, whole genome shotgun sequence genome:
- the LOC122012728 gene encoding probable carboxylesterase 13 encodes MDPDAEIAYDYSPYLYLYKSGRVKRLNPPDLVPASATDSVVVSRDVIVDSTTGVSARLFLPNNINAETKLPVLIYLHGGGFVIGSPFSSTYHDFVHALVAHARVLAVSLDYRLAPEHPLPAAYDDALSAIRWVASHAGGSGPDSWLAEHGDLRRIFLAGDSAGANIAHNVLLQIGAGGLGGGTRVEGVVLIHPYFWGKHPLDGEKASVGLREWLESSWEFVSAGAIGLEDPRADPLKEAEDRLKAMPCRRALVVVAENDFYAAMGRAYYETVRRSGWSGSVELYVTKGVQHVFHLWTPESRKAVEMRKKIAAFFHADKLF; translated from the coding sequence ATGGATCCCGACGCCGAGATCGCCTACGACTACTCCCCTTACCTTTACCTCTACAAGAGCGGCCGCGTCAAGCGCCTCAACCCTCCCGACCTCGTCCCCGCCTCCGCCACCGACTCCGTCGTCGTCTCCAGGGACGTCATCGTTGACTCCACCACCGGCGTCTCCGCTCGCCTCTTCCTCCCCAACAACATAAACGCCGAGACTAAGCTCCCTGTTCTCATCTACCTCCACGGCGGCGGCTTCGTCATTGGATCTCCCTTCTCTTCCACCTACCATGATTTCGTTCACGCCCTCGTCGCCCACGCCCGCGTACTCGCCGTGTCCCTCGACTACCGCCTCGCCCCCGAGCACCCCCTTCCTGCCGCGTACGACGATGCCCTGTCTGCCATCCGCTGGGTCGCGTCCCACGCCGGAGGCAGTGGTCCGGATTCCTGGCTCGCGGAACACGGCGATCTCCGCCGGATCTTCCTCGCAGGAGACAGCGCCGGTGCCAACATCGCCCATAATGTCCTCCTCCAGATCGGGGCTGGCGGATTGGGCGGTGGCACCCGCGTTGAGGGCGTCGTTCTCATCCACCCCTACTTCTGGGGCAAGCACCCGCTGGACGGCGAGAAAGCGAGCGTGGGGCTGCGGGAGTGGCTGGAGAGCTCATGGGAATTCGTGAGCGCCGGGGCGATCGGGTTGGAGGACCCTCGTGCGGATCCGTTGAAGGAGGCGGAAGATCGGCTGAAGGCGATGCCTTGCCGGCGGGCGCTTGTGGTGGTGGCGGAAAATGACTTCTATGCAGCTATGGGACGGGCGTACTACGAGACGGTGCGGCGAAGCGGATGGAGTGGGTCGGTGGAGCTGTACGTCACGAAGGGGGTGCAGCACGTGTTCCACCTGTGGACGCCGGAGTCGAGGAAGGCGGTGGAGATGCGAAAAAAGATCGCCGCCTTCTTCCATGCCGACAAGCTGTTTTAG
- the LOC122012727 gene encoding pentatricopeptide repeat-containing protein At1g52620-like isoform X1, which yields MSKLLPHLLKPLRPRPNTYSLDPRARKLTESVVGILLSRHADPQWEETLAEIFSPEEEDMAPVFARIHDPDAALAFFYWARRRRPPCADPLDSLAYSALLLLLARSRRLHEAALLLEEMKRESRTPNRDASGALLAAYASSGAKGKALEVYAMMKDEDGGFPDVSDCNCFLKVLVEQRDYDLARQVYDEMVKREDGADNYSTGIIVKGLCLEGRMDEAKSLIEDRWGVGCIPNVVFYNMLVDGYCIKGDIRSGYALFREMQMRGFLPTVVSYGIIIHGFCMKGNIVDTNKLILEMKARGLQPNVQIYNDVINSRCKHGSVMEAKVVLRQMIGSGLEPDIITYDILISSLCRDGKVMEAQQLLKEAVNRRLEPNKFSYTPIIHGYCRIGEINIAINLLAEMIERGHKPDLVTYGVIIHGLVSVGDMNNALAVRQKMLDKAEVPDAAIYNVLISGLCKKGMFPSAKKLLSEMLDQNVVPDEFVYATLIDGLIRNEDLNEAKKIFEFMEKKGIKHGIVVYNVMIKGYCKFGMTPDAHLFLNRMRKDGYFPDEFTYTTLINGYARQCNLDMAMQIFIDMMKRRCIPNVVTYSALINGYCRNGDTDTAEALFRYMQCGKVIPNVVTYSILIGTFFKVDKKDKAILYFEAMLKSKCLPNDFTYRHILDGLTDDIYIASIRNSNVEHQLEHPVFSVFRNMVLDGWNLKTAAYNAIIFCLCKHLMLRNALDLRDKMLEKGYLPDSLTFLFLLHGICALGKSKEWNNILSCQFQQNELEVAVKYATFIDELWHHGKSSEASLILQTLLEDSPQSPNMSHLVSVL from the coding sequence ATGTCCAAACTCCTCCCTCACCTCCTCAAGCCCCTCCGTCCACGTCCAAATACCTATTCCCTCGACCCTCGAGCCCGCAAGCTTACCGAGTCCGTCGTCGGTATTCTTCTCTCTCGCCATGCCGATCCCCAGTGGGAGGAAACCCTCGCGGAGATCTTCTCCCCCGAGGAGGAAGACATGGCCCCCGTATTCGCCCGCATCCATGACCCAGACGCCGCCCTAGCCTTCTTCTACTGGGCGCGCCGCCGACGCCCGCCCTGTGCCGACCCGCTCGACTCCCTCGCCTACTCCGCCCTCCTTCTGCTCCTCGCCAGGTCCCGGCGCCTTCACGAGGCTGCTCTCTTGCTCGAAGAGATGAAGAGAGAGAGCCGGACTCCGAATCGTGACGCTTCTGGCGCCCTGCTCGCTGCATATGCCAGTTCAGGCGCCAAGGGGAAGGCTTTGGAGGTTTACGCGATGATGAAGGATGAAGATGGGGGTTTTCCTGACGTTTCTGACTGCAACTGCTTTTTAAAGGTGCTCGTAGAGCAGCGGGATTATGATTTGGCCCGTCAAGTGTACGACGAAATGGTTAAAAGAGAAGACGGGGCGGATAATTACAGCACTGGTATAATAGTCAAGGGTTTGTGCTTGGAAGGGAGGATGGATGAAGCTAAGAGCTTGATCGAGGATAGGTGGGGAGTCGGGTGCATTCCTAATGTAGTATTCTACAACATGCTAGTTGATGGCTATTGCATTAAAGGCGACATCAGGAGTGGATATGCTTTGTTCAGGGAGATGCAGATGAGAGGATTCTTGCCCACTGTTGTATCATATGGCATAATTATCCATGGATTTTGCATGAAAGGAAACATTGTGGATACAAATAAGTTGATTTTAGAAATGAAAGCACGTGGATTGCAACCGAATGTCCAAATCTATAATGATGTGATCAATTCTCGATGCAAACATGGTTCAGTTATGGAAGCAAAAGTAGTGTTGAGGCAAATGATTGGAAGTGGGCTTGAACCTGATATCATTACATATGACATTTTGATATCCAGCCTTTGTCGAGATGGAAAGGTAATGGAAGCTCAGCAGCTTCTTAAGGAAGCTGTAAACAGGAGGTTGGAACCAAATAAATTTAGTTATACACCAATAATACATGGATATTGTAGAATAGGAGAGATTAATATTGCAATTAATTTACTTGCTGAGATGATTGAGCGAGGTCATAAACCTGACTTGGTAACTTATGGAGTTATAATTCATGGGCTTGTCTCCGTGGGTGACATGAACAATGCATTAGCAGTTAGGCAGAAAATGTTGGATAAGGCAGAAGTCCCAGATGCTGCAATTTATAATGTTCTAATAAGTGGTCTCTGCAAGAAAGGGATGTTTCCCTCTGCTAAGAAGCTGCTTTCTGAGATGCTTGATCAAAATGTTGTCCCAGATGAATTTGTTTATGCCACATTGATTGATGGATTAATCAGAAATGAGGATCTCAATGAGGCAAAGAAGATTTTTGAGTTCATGGAAAAGAAAGGAATTAAACATGGAATTGTGGTGTACAATGTTATGATTAAAGGTTATTGTAAATTTGGCATGACTCCTGACGCACACTTGTTTCTCAATAGAATGAGAAAGGATGGTTACTTCCCTGATGAGTTCACTTACACAACACTTATAAATGGTTATGCCAGACAATGCAACTTGGACATGGCTATGCAGATATTCATTGACATGATGAAGCGGAGATGCATACCAAATGTAGTCACATATTCTGCTTTAATCAATGGATATTGTCGAAATGGAGACACAGATACAGCTGAAGCTTTATTCAGATATATGCAGTGTGGTAAGGTCATACCTAATGTTGTTACATATAGTATTCTTATAGGAACCTTTTTTAAAGTCGACAAAAAGGATAAAGCTATTTTGTATTTTGAGGCCATGTTGAAAAGCAAATGTCTTCCTAATGATTTTACATACCGTCACATACTTGATGGACTAACTGATGATATTTATATTGCATCAATAAGAAACAGTAATGTTGAGCATCAACTTGAGCATCCAGTTTTCAGTGTCTTCAGAAATATGGTTCTTGATGGCTGGAATCTCAAGACTGCTGCATATAATGCTATCATTTTCTGCCTTTGCAAGCATCTAATGCTTAGAAATGCATTGGATTTGAGAGATAAAATGTTAGAAAAGGGTTATTTACCTGATTCTCTCACATTTCTATTCCTTCTACATGGAATTTGTGCTCTCGGGAAGTCAAAAGAATGGAACAATATTCTTTCGTGTCAATTTCAGCAAAATGAACTTGAGGTGGCTGTTAAATATGCCACGTTCATCGATGAGTTATGGCATCATGGAAAAAGTTCTGAAGCTTCCTTAATTTTGCAGACATTGCTTGAAGACAGTCCACAAtctccaaatatgagccacctcGTTTCTGTTTTATAA
- the LOC122012727 gene encoding pentatricopeptide repeat-containing protein At1g52620-like isoform X2, with the protein MSKLLPHLLKPLRPRPNTYSLDPRARKLTESVVGILLSRHADPQWEETLAEIFSPEEEDMAPVFARIHDPDAALAFFYWARRRRPPCADPLDSLAYSALLLLLARSRRLHEAALLLEEMKRESRTPNRDASGALLAAYASSGAKGKALEVYAMMKDEDGGFPDVSDCNCFLKVLVEQRDYDLARQVYDEMVKREDGADNYSTGIIVKGLCLEGRMDEAKSLIEDRWGVGCIPNVVFYNMLVDGYCIKGDIRSGYALFREMQMRGFLPTVVSYGIIIHGFCMKGNIVDTNKLILEMKARGLQPNVQIYNDVINSRCKHGSVMEAKVVLRQMIGSGLEPDIITYDILISSLCRDGKVMEAQQLLKEAVNRRLEPNKFSYTPIIHGYCRIGEINIAINLLAEMIERGHKPDLVTYGVIIHGLVSVGDMNNALAVRQKMLDKAEVPDAAIYNVLISGLCKKGMFPSAKKLLSEMLDQNVVPDEFVYATLIDGLIRNEDLNEAKKIFEFMEKKGIKHGIVVYNVMIKGYCKFGMTPDAHLFLNRMRKDGYFPDEFTYTTLINGYARQCNLDMAMQIFIDMMKRRCIPNVVTYSALINGYCRNGDTDTAEALFRYMQCGKVIPNVVTYSILIGTFFKVDKKDKAILYFEAMLKSKCLPNDFTYRHILDGLTDDIYIASIRNSNVEHQLEHPVFSVFRNMVLDGWNLKTAAYNAIIFCLCKHLMLRNALDLRDKMLEKGYLPDSLTFLFLLHGICALGKSKEWNNILSCQFQQNELETLLEDSPQSPNMSHLVSVL; encoded by the exons ATGTCCAAACTCCTCCCTCACCTCCTCAAGCCCCTCCGTCCACGTCCAAATACCTATTCCCTCGACCCTCGAGCCCGCAAGCTTACCGAGTCCGTCGTCGGTATTCTTCTCTCTCGCCATGCCGATCCCCAGTGGGAGGAAACCCTCGCGGAGATCTTCTCCCCCGAGGAGGAAGACATGGCCCCCGTATTCGCCCGCATCCATGACCCAGACGCCGCCCTAGCCTTCTTCTACTGGGCGCGCCGCCGACGCCCGCCCTGTGCCGACCCGCTCGACTCCCTCGCCTACTCCGCCCTCCTTCTGCTCCTCGCCAGGTCCCGGCGCCTTCACGAGGCTGCTCTCTTGCTCGAAGAGATGAAGAGAGAGAGCCGGACTCCGAATCGTGACGCTTCTGGCGCCCTGCTCGCTGCATATGCCAGTTCAGGCGCCAAGGGGAAGGCTTTGGAGGTTTACGCGATGATGAAGGATGAAGATGGGGGTTTTCCTGACGTTTCTGACTGCAACTGCTTTTTAAAGGTGCTCGTAGAGCAGCGGGATTATGATTTGGCCCGTCAAGTGTACGACGAAATGGTTAAAAGAGAAGACGGGGCGGATAATTACAGCACTGGTATAATAGTCAAGGGTTTGTGCTTGGAAGGGAGGATGGATGAAGCTAAGAGCTTGATCGAGGATAGGTGGGGAGTCGGGTGCATTCCTAATGTAGTATTCTACAACATGCTAGTTGATGGCTATTGCATTAAAGGCGACATCAGGAGTGGATATGCTTTGTTCAGGGAGATGCAGATGAGAGGATTCTTGCCCACTGTTGTATCATATGGCATAATTATCCATGGATTTTGCATGAAAGGAAACATTGTGGATACAAATAAGTTGATTTTAGAAATGAAAGCACGTGGATTGCAACCGAATGTCCAAATCTATAATGATGTGATCAATTCTCGATGCAAACATGGTTCAGTTATGGAAGCAAAAGTAGTGTTGAGGCAAATGATTGGAAGTGGGCTTGAACCTGATATCATTACATATGACATTTTGATATCCAGCCTTTGTCGAGATGGAAAGGTAATGGAAGCTCAGCAGCTTCTTAAGGAAGCTGTAAACAGGAGGTTGGAACCAAATAAATTTAGTTATACACCAATAATACATGGATATTGTAGAATAGGAGAGATTAATATTGCAATTAATTTACTTGCTGAGATGATTGAGCGAGGTCATAAACCTGACTTGGTAACTTATGGAGTTATAATTCATGGGCTTGTCTCCGTGGGTGACATGAACAATGCATTAGCAGTTAGGCAGAAAATGTTGGATAAGGCAGAAGTCCCAGATGCTGCAATTTATAATGTTCTAATAAGTGGTCTCTGCAAGAAAGGGATGTTTCCCTCTGCTAAGAAGCTGCTTTCTGAGATGCTTGATCAAAATGTTGTCCCAGATGAATTTGTTTATGCCACATTGATTGATGGATTAATCAGAAATGAGGATCTCAATGAGGCAAAGAAGATTTTTGAGTTCATGGAAAAGAAAGGAATTAAACATGGAATTGTGGTGTACAATGTTATGATTAAAGGTTATTGTAAATTTGGCATGACTCCTGACGCACACTTGTTTCTCAATAGAATGAGAAAGGATGGTTACTTCCCTGATGAGTTCACTTACACAACACTTATAAATGGTTATGCCAGACAATGCAACTTGGACATGGCTATGCAGATATTCATTGACATGATGAAGCGGAGATGCATACCAAATGTAGTCACATATTCTGCTTTAATCAATGGATATTGTCGAAATGGAGACACAGATACAGCTGAAGCTTTATTCAGATATATGCAGTGTGGTAAGGTCATACCTAATGTTGTTACATATAGTATTCTTATAGGAACCTTTTTTAAAGTCGACAAAAAGGATAAAGCTATTTTGTATTTTGAGGCCATGTTGAAAAGCAAATGTCTTCCTAATGATTTTACATACCGTCACATACTTGATGGACTAACTGATGATATTTATATTGCATCAATAAGAAACAGTAATGTTGAGCATCAACTTGAGCATCCAGTTTTCAGTGTCTTCAGAAATATGGTTCTTGATGGCTGGAATCTCAAGACTGCTGCATATAATGCTATCATTTTCTGCCTTTGCAAGCATCTAATGCTTAGAAATGCATTGGATTTGAGAGATAAAATGTTAGAAAAGGGTTATTTACCTGATTCTCTCACATTTCTATTCCTTCTACATGGAATTTGTGCTCTCGGGAAGTCAAAAGAATGGAACAATATTCTTTCGTGTCAATTTCAGCAAAATGAACTTGAG ACATTGCTTGAAGACAGTCCACAAtctccaaatatgagccacctcGTTTCTGTTTTATAA
- the LOC122012731 gene encoding ubiquitin carboxyl-terminal hydrolase 15-like gives MPLEVYLRISWEPLVVFLVGPLLAFVVQRKWRLAMARQEEVRRLAFLAAQEAIQAEAEAMKAYVATSAAAMIAEKESPVSPPECPVCLGPAMARCGQCKAVRYCSGKCQIIHWRQGHKDECHPPILNDSNSGAVKVVDSEIMPPKKHVLLEKRFVPKEELNTKAVKSPLKPASPDDFKDKPEENTSVEFSAKESISASFSASSLANGLALSNRILDGTPNGGNPNPVLDARLGETSSSDIPTRNPRTRANPYHASHSVLLIPEPPRSNPSANITSKVKSQAEQFLLKVSTDELSANDKAKAVASPRSSEISHEEPVTSSNSVAALANATSVATKSSEPVAPTLLDVKSQTKHNEAPASNLEASDPVANGTIIETQSLISCALRSLPCASNQLSYSSGSQTITSCEYLEIGNAVRGSIRSDDASGVTLKDLSTPAKAFLKQPTPYKTSRNYPPELMLFPFDLFIKLYNPGKIQLHPCGLTNSGNSCYANAVLQCLIFTRPLSAYLLEGLHSLKCPMKAWCFTCELESLVMHTKEGQSPLSPLGVLSHLHNMGKNFSPGQQHDAHEFMRYAVDVMQSECLKEAGAKPDSVLAVETTLIQQTFGGYLLSKIRCNKCKVKSKRYERMMDLTLEIHGDIATLDEALHHFTSPEILDGENKYDCSRCKSYERARKRLMILEAPNILTIVLKRFQSGKFGKLNKSVQFPEYLNLARYMSGDDASPVYQLYAAIVHKDVRNSTSSGHYVCYIKDTQSQWYKINDSKVKSVELEKVLSKGPYILLYARCLPRAPRSVRKAMAYDVVPPRKTSGKEAKGKPVGSSNMEESKDLPKQQIKREDDNFLLWDPFDKRLCSPTDSSSDSSSLFDEGSSCSTESTRESTSMEENSGELYFMNPNNPSSVP, from the exons ATGCCTCTAGAAGTATACCTACGGATTTCATGGGAGCCTCTGGTCGTCTTCCTCGTTGGTCCTTTGCTCGCCTTCGTGGTCCAGCGGAAGTGGCGACTTGCGATGGCGAGGCAGGAAGAGGTCCGTCGGCTGGCTTTCCTTGCTGCCCAGGAGGCTATCCAAGCGGAGGCGGAGGCAATGAAGGCCTACGTGGCCACTTCGGCTGCGGCTATGATTGCGGAGAAGGAATCCCCGGTGTCGCCGCCGGAATGCCCTGTGTGCTTGGGTCCTGCAATGGCGAGGTGCGGACAGTGCAAGGCTGTCAGATACTG CTCGGGAAAATGTCAGATCATTCATTGGAGACAGGGCCACAAAGATGAATGCCATCCTCCAATTCTTAACGATAGCAATAGTGGTGCAGTGAAGGTTGTTGATTCAGAGATAATGCCACCCAAAAAGCATGTTTTATTGGAGAAGAGGTTTGTGCCTAAGGAAGAGCTGAATACCAAGGCAGTCAAATCACCGCTCAAACCAGCATCCCCAGATGATTTCAAGGACAAGCCTGAAGAAAACACTTCTGTTGAATTTTCTGCAAAAGAAAGCATTTCTGCTAGTTTTTCTGCATCATCACTAGCTAATGGTTTAGCTTTAAGTAATAGGATACTTGATGGCACTCCCAACGGTGGCAATCCAAACCCAGTCCTTGATGCTAGGTTAGGAGAGACTTCATCTTCTGATATTCCTACTAGGAACCCTAGAACTAGGGCCAATCCTTACCATGCAAGTCATTCTGTCTTATTGATTCCGGAGCCTCCTAGATCAAATCCTTCTGCAAATATCACATCAAAGGTGAAATCCCAGGCAGAGCAGTTTCTCCTGAAGGTATCTACTGATGAGTTATCTGCTAATGATAAGGCTAAGGCAGTTGCATCTCCTAGATCCTCAGAAATTTCTCATGAAGAACCGGTCACATCATCGAATTCTGTTGCTGCTTTAGCAAATGCAACGTCAGTGGCTACAAAGTCCTCAGAACCAGTTGCCCCTACATTATTAGATGTTAAATCTCAGACAAAACACAATGAGGCCCCAGCCTCAAACCTGGAGGCATCAGATCCTGTTGCTAATGGGACAATAATTGAAACACAGTCACTTATTTCTTGTGCGTTGAGATCCTTACCATGTGCTTCTAATCAATTATCATATAGCAGTGGTAGTCAGACCATCACTTCCTGTGAATACTTGGAAATTGGCAATGCTGTTAGAGGATCAATCAGATCAGATGATGCTTCTGGTGTTACCTTAAAGGATCTGTCAACACCTGCAAAGGCATTTCTCAAGCAGCCTACACCTTATAAAACGTCAAGGAATTACCCTCCAGAATTG ATGCTTTTCCCATTTGATCTCTTCATCAAACTCTACAACCCTGGCAAAATTCAGTTGCATCCTTGTGGTCTTACCAACAGTGGCAACAG CTGCTATGCTAATGCTGTTCTCCAGTGTTTGATATTTACTCGACCACTGTCGGCATATCTCCTCGAAGGTCTTCATTCCTTGAAAT GTCCAATGAAAGCGTGGTGCTTTACATGCGAACTAGAGAGTCTTGTGATGCACACAAAGGAAGGTCAATCACCTTTATCCCCTCTGGGGGTACTCTCCCATTTACACAATATGGGAAAGAATTTTAGTCCTGGGCAGCAGCATGATGCCCATGAATTTATGAG GTATGCAGTTGATGTTATGCAATCTGAATGCTTAAAAGAAGCTGGAGCAAAACCAGATAGTGTGTTGGCAGTGGAAACAACACTCATACAACAAACTTTTGGTGGCTACTTGCTGTCCAAG ATAAGGTGCAACAAGTGTAAGGTCAAATCCAAACGTTACGAAAGAATGATGGACCTTACTCTGGAGATACATGGAGACATTGCTACCCTTGATGAAGCACTTCATCATTTTACATCTCCGGAAATTTTGGATGGGGAGAATAAATATGACTGCAGCAG ATGTAAGTCATATGAGCGAGCAAGAAAGAGATTAATGATATTGGAGGCTCCCAACATTTTAACCATTGTATTGAAGCGGTTTCAG TCTGGTAAATTTGGAAAACTTAACAAGTCAGTTCAGTTTCCTGAGTATCTTAATTTAGCACGTTATATGAGTGGAGATGACGCATCCCCCGTTTACCAGCTGTATGCGGCGATTGTTCATAAAGATGTTAGGAATTCAACCTCTTCTGGTCATTATGTCTGTTATATAAAAGATACACAGAGCCAATGGTATAAGATCAATGATAGCAAG GTAAAATCTGTGGAGCTTGAAAAGGTCTTGTCAAAAGGTCCATACATACTTCTTTATGCTAG GTGCTTGCCACGCGCTCCGAGATCAGTGAGGAAAGCAATGGCCTATGATGTTGTACCACCAAGGAAGACTAGTGGCAAAGAAGCCAAGGGAAAGCCAGTTGGCTCCTCTAATATGGAGGAAAGTAAAGACTTACCCAAACAGCAAATAAAGAGGGAGGATGACAATTTTCTGTTATGGGATCCGTTCGATAAGAGACTTTGTTCTCCAACTGATTCTTCCAGCGATAGCTCTTCTCTTTTTGATGAGGGTTCCTCGTGTAGCACTGAGAGCACAAGGGAGTCAACTAGCATGGAAGAAAACTCTGGAGAACTATACTTTATGAATCCAAATAACCCCTCGAGTGTCCCTTAA
- the LOC122008417 gene encoding protein PLANT CADMIUM RESISTANCE 8-like, whose product MGKPQPAAAVDPAADMDSSSDGMELGPTAAGEVLHLDADAPNNSKLTAPPATVIDYSEMLPPPSPKRTNEARPNHQEHPGIGRPWTTGLFDCGRNETNAMLTAYCPCVTFGQVAEVLDEGKTRCAVASFMYLLMSPALCTCWILGAHYRHQLRTKYNLVQAPAEDWVLHLFCPCCALCQEYRELQNRGIDPSLGWMGYLAQQQETKTAAPESQSMDK is encoded by the exons ATGGGAAAACCCCAACCTGCAGCAGCCGTCGACCCTGCCGCCGACATGGATTCCAGCAGTGATGGCATGGAACTTGGACCTACTGCGGCCGGGGAAGTTCTGCATCTAGATGCAGATGCGCCCAACAACAGCAAGCTTACTGCTCCGCCGGCGACCGTCATCGACTATTCGGAGATGTTACCACCGCCGTCGCCTAAGCGCACGAATGAGGCTCGTCCGAACCACCAAGAACATCCAGGGATTGGCCGGCCATGGACGACCGGACTTTTCGACTGCGGACGCAATGAGACTAATG CCATGCTGACTGCCTACTGCCCCTGCGTAACCTTTGGACAGGTTGCAGAGGTCTTGGATGAGGGCAAGACCA GGTGTGCTGTGGCAAGTTTCATGTACCTGCTGATGTCTCCTGCACTGTGCACCTGTTGGATTCTGGGAGCCCATTACAGGCACCAGCTGAGAACAAAGTATAACCTAGTGCAAGCTCCCGCTGAGGATTGGGTTCTCCATCTCTTCTGCCCGTGCTGCGCCCTGTGCCAGGAATACAGAGAGCTTCAAAACAGAGGAATTGACCCTTCTCTTG GGTGGATGGGTTATCTTGCTCAGCAGCAAGAAACGAAGACTGCTGCTCCAGAAAGCCAGTCCATGGACAAATGA
- the LOC122008416 gene encoding E3 ubiquitin-protein ligase ATL31-like produces MAPTRRHRCWMPAMVGSISTANLFLLTLLLPIAPLCAARGAPLPLSLDNQSRAVKQPPMITIIMISVYALLLLGIITVFIRQCVVMAERRAAAAESAAGSLSGWRSPGLSAEMIGAFPTMTYAEAKGLREGSGELECAVCISQFEAEEVLRLLPGCCHVFHPECIDAWLTAHVTCPVCRADLVAAAQTLVAEDHDPPPSIDASTIISASSLPADHEIVIEAASTASDRAAAPVDLASIGSEERDESARPTTLPRSLSSGKSRAQSEPAPSVDRYTLHLPEHVRRQVFAAASFPRSASCAVGFPAARASTSRLGGISRWMWSKRQGWSERWSPSFLRQLSFPPWKRSDSGESSGKKREAEGSTRRRRFPSVKGSFDWLVNGFAGRESAASADDRARH; encoded by the coding sequence ATGGCGCCGACGCGGCGCCACCGCTGTTGGATGCCTGCCATGGTCGGCAGTATTTCCACGGCCAACCTTTTCCTCCTAACGCTTCTTCTTCCCATTGCCCCTCTGTGCGCCGCCCGCGGAGCCCCGCTGCCCCTCTCTCTGGACAACCAATCGAGGGCCGTCAAACAACCCCCCATGATCACCATCATCATGATCTCGGTCTACGCTCTCTTACTTCTCGGCATCATCACCGTCTTCATCCGCCAGTGCGTCGTCATGGCCGAACGACGCGCCGCCGCCGCCGAGTCGGCGGCGGGATCCCTCTCCGGGTGGCGGTCGCCGGGGCTGAGCGCGGAAATGATCGGGGCGTTCCCGACGATGACGTATGCGGAGGCCAAGGGGCTAAGAGAGGGCTCCGGCGAGCTGGAGTGCGCTGTGTGCATCAGCCAGTTCGAGGCGGAAGAAGTGCTCCGCCTCCTCCCTGGTTGCTGCCACGTTTTTCATCCGGAATGCATCGACGCCTGGCTTACTGCACACGTCACCTGCCCTGTCTGCCGAGCCGATCTCGTCGCCGCCGCCCAAACCCTAGTCGCCGAGGACCATGATCCGCCCCCATCCATCGACGCATCAACCATTATTTCGGCCTCTAGTCTGCCCGCAGACCACGAGATCGTCATAGAAGCCGCCTCTACGGCGTCAGATCGGGCGGCGGCGCCGGTCGATTTGGCCAGCATCGGAAGCGAGGAGAGGGATGAATCGGCGAGGCCGACGACTCTGCCGCGATCTCTCTCCTCGGGGAAATCAAGGGCGCAGTCCGAGCCAGCGCCGAGCGTCGATCGTTACACGCTGCATCTGCCAGAGCACGTCCGACGGCAGGTCTTTGCCGCCGCATCTTTCCCCCGCTCCGCCAGTTGCGCTGTCGGGTTTCCGGCCGCCCGAGCCTCAACCTCTAGGCTAGGTGGGATTAGCCGCTGGATGTGGAGCAAGCGGCAAGGGTGGTCGGAGCGGTGGTCGCCATCGTTCCTGCGTCAGCTGTCGTTCCCGCCGTGGAAGAGAAGCGACAGCGGCGAATCGTCGGGGAAGAAGAGAGAGGCTGAGGGATCCACGAGGAGGAGGAGATTCCCGTCAGTGAAGGGCTCCTTCGATTGGCTCGTCAATGGCTTCGCCGGAAGGGAAAGCGCCGCCTCGGCGGACGACCGCGCGCGGCACTAA